One genomic window of Rhizomicrobium sp. includes the following:
- a CDS encoding DUF885 family protein gives MLDRRSLLKSGAAGAAVMALGRPALAADAPATQLNALFDTFVSENLDLSPISATGLGVDTGARKHQKSELDETSLAAVVRAQTLLASQLARLSTFDRNSVGGEDRQSYDVVIFGLRNGVITDARYAYGGGGAGSPYVINQMGGLYSGIPSFLDNQHTIETKDDADAYLARLEQFGPRLDGEAEIVRHDVALGVIPPDFCLDNAIEQMNGLRGQPADSASMTMSLVRRAKDKAIAGDWGTPAAKILTDKVYPALDRQIALLTDMRKQATHDAGVWKLPDGEAYYRDSVLTWTTSTMSPAEIHKTGLDIIKDHSAQIDAIMKQHGLTKGTVGERLRAMFVDPKMLYPNTDAGKDQLIADLNVKVAAVRARLPDYFGVLPKADVVIKRVPKEIEAGQAGGSYNAPSLDGKVPGIYWINLRDTAEQPRWLLPTLTYHEAIPGHHLQLSIQREAKMPLIRKLTYFSSYLEGWALYAEQLADEMGMYKDDPFGRIGFLHDAMFRAVRLVVDTGIHSMKWSREQATKFYVDTLGDKESGAITEIDRYCIMPGQACGYMLGKLTFLAARKKARDALGARFDIKSFHDAMLIGGAVPLAMIDPITDAYIAARKSA, from the coding sequence ATGCTGGATCGCCGTTCGCTGCTGAAATCGGGGGCGGCGGGAGCCGCCGTGATGGCCCTGGGCCGGCCCGCTTTGGCCGCCGATGCGCCCGCCACGCAGTTGAACGCGCTGTTCGACACCTTCGTCAGCGAGAACCTCGACCTCTCGCCGATCTCCGCGACCGGGCTGGGCGTCGACACCGGCGCGCGCAAGCACCAGAAGAGCGAACTCGACGAGACCTCGCTCGCCGCGGTCGTGCGCGCCCAGACCTTGCTCGCCAGCCAGCTCGCGCGGCTCTCGACCTTCGACCGCAATTCGGTCGGCGGCGAAGACCGGCAGAGCTACGACGTGGTGATCTTCGGCCTGCGCAACGGGGTCATCACCGACGCGCGCTACGCCTATGGCGGCGGCGGCGCCGGCTCGCCCTATGTGATCAACCAGATGGGCGGTCTCTATAGCGGCATCCCCTCCTTCCTCGATAACCAGCACACGATCGAGACCAAGGACGACGCCGACGCCTATCTCGCGCGCCTGGAACAGTTCGGGCCGCGCCTCGACGGCGAAGCCGAAATCGTGCGCCACGACGTGGCGCTCGGCGTGATCCCGCCCGATTTCTGCCTCGACAACGCGATCGAGCAGATGAACGGGCTGCGCGGCCAGCCGGCGGACAGCGCGTCGATGACGATGTCGCTGGTCCGGCGCGCCAAGGACAAGGCCATCGCGGGCGATTGGGGCACGCCGGCGGCGAAGATCCTGACCGACAAGGTCTATCCCGCGCTCGACCGGCAGATCGCGCTCCTCACCGACATGCGCAAACAGGCGACGCATGACGCCGGCGTGTGGAAGCTTCCCGATGGCGAGGCCTATTACCGCGACAGCGTCCTGACCTGGACGACCTCCACGATGAGCCCGGCGGAAATCCACAAGACCGGCCTCGACATCATCAAGGACCACAGCGCGCAGATCGACGCGATCATGAAGCAGCACGGCCTGACCAAGGGCACGGTCGGCGAGCGGCTGCGCGCGATGTTTGTCGATCCCAAGATGCTCTACCCGAACACCGACGCGGGCAAGGATCAGCTGATCGCCGATCTGAACGTCAAGGTCGCCGCGGTCCGCGCCCGGCTGCCCGACTATTTCGGCGTGCTGCCCAAGGCCGATGTCGTGATCAAGCGGGTGCCCAAGGAGATCGAGGCGGGGCAGGCCGGCGGCTCCTACAACGCGCCGTCGCTGGATGGGAAGGTCCCGGGCATCTACTGGATCAATCTGCGCGACACCGCCGAGCAGCCGCGCTGGCTGTTGCCGACACTCACCTATCACGAGGCGATTCCGGGCCATCACCTCCAGCTTTCGATCCAGCGCGAGGCCAAGATGCCGCTGATCCGCAAGCTGACTTATTTCTCGTCCTACCTGGAGGGCTGGGCGCTCTATGCCGAGCAGCTCGCCGACGAGATGGGCATGTACAAGGACGATCCCTTCGGCCGCATCGGCTTCCTGCACGATGCGATGTTCCGCGCCGTGCGCCTGGTGGTCGATACCGGCATCCACAGCATGAAATGGAGCCGCGAGCAGGCGACCAAATTCTATGTCGATACGCTGGGCGACAAGGAGAGCGGCGCGATCACCGAGATCGACCGCTACTGCATCATGCCGGGCCAGGCCTGCGGCTACATGCTGGGCAAGCTGACCTTCCTCGCCGCCCGCAAGAAGGCGCGCGACGCGCTGGGCGCCCGGTTCGACATCAAGAGCTTCCACGACGCGATGCTGATCGGCGGCGCGGTGCCGCTGGCGATGATCGATCCGATTACGGATGCCTATATTGCGGCGCGCAAATCCGCCTGA
- a CDS encoding methyltransferase domain-containing protein, with the protein MGFYDRHILPWLLDTAMSAKPITYQRRKVVPRAEGRVLEIGFGAGHNLPFYDPKKVERLWALEPSAQMRARAAERVAASPIPLEFLDLPGEQIPLDADAADTILITYTMCTIPDVMKALGEMRRVLKPAGRMIFCEHGEAPDASVARWQRRITPVWKAIGGGCHVGRPIPKLIRDAGFRVDDMATMYLPGTPRFAGFNYWGSATRG; encoded by the coding sequence ATGGGCTTCTACGATCGACACATCCTGCCCTGGCTGCTCGACACGGCGATGAGCGCCAAGCCGATCACCTATCAGCGCCGCAAGGTCGTCCCGCGCGCCGAGGGGCGCGTGCTGGAGATCGGGTTCGGCGCCGGCCATAACTTGCCGTTCTACGATCCCAAGAAGGTCGAGCGCCTCTGGGCACTGGAGCCTTCCGCACAAATGCGGGCCCGCGCGGCGGAACGCGTGGCCGCGTCGCCGATCCCGCTCGAATTCCTCGACCTGCCGGGCGAGCAGATTCCGCTCGACGCGGACGCCGCCGACACCATCCTCATCACCTATACGATGTGCACGATCCCGGACGTCATGAAGGCGCTGGGCGAGATGCGGCGCGTCCTGAAACCCGCCGGACGCATGATCTTCTGCGAGCATGGCGAGGCGCCGGATGCGAGCGTTGCGCGCTGGCAACGGCGGATCACACCGGTGTGGAAGGCGATCGGCGGCGGCTGCCATGTCGGACGGCCGATCCCCAAGCTGATCCGCGACGCGGGCTTTCGCGTCGACGACATGGCGACGATGTATCTTCCCGGCACCCCGCGCTTCGCGGGGTTCAACTATTGGGGAAGCGCCACGCGCGGGTGA
- a CDS encoding type II toxin-antitoxin system death-on-curing family toxin, with the protein MTTWVWLDPDALLAAHDEQLAEHGGASGIRDPGMFESALARPQNLAAYGEPDVAALAAAYAFGIAKNHAFIDGNKRTALVALESFLVLNGFDLAVDDGQAVMVVLSVASSAFSEDELAGWIRKNIQPR; encoded by the coding sequence ATGACAACCTGGGTCTGGTTGGATCCGGATGCCTTGTTGGCCGCACATGACGAACAACTCGCCGAGCATGGTGGGGCTTCGGGAATTCGCGATCCGGGAATGTTCGAATCGGCGCTGGCGCGACCGCAAAATTTGGCGGCCTATGGCGAACCAGACGTAGCGGCTTTGGCCGCGGCCTATGCGTTCGGCATTGCCAAGAACCATGCATTCATCGACGGCAACAAACGAACGGCGCTCGTCGCGTTGGAATCGTTTCTTGTGCTGAACGGGTTCGACCTTGCCGTCGACGATGGGCAGGCAGTCATGGTCGTCTTGTCCGTGGCATCCAGCGCCTTCAGCGAGGACGAGTTGGCCGGCTGGATCCGCAAGAATATCCAGCCGCGTTAG
- a CDS encoding AbrB/MazE/SpoVT family DNA-binding domain-containing protein — MHYKLKLIQIGNSVGVTLPKEMLAAMKVDKGDTITVTPAPDGFRVSPYDPDTSSQMEIMRQVMKKRRNALRELAK, encoded by the coding sequence ATGCACTACAAGCTCAAGCTCATCCAGATCGGTAATTCCGTGGGTGTCACGCTGCCCAAGGAGATGCTGGCGGCGATGAAGGTCGATAAGGGCGACACCATCACGGTGACCCCGGCGCCGGATGGCTTTCGTGTCAGTCCCTATGACCCCGACACGAGCAGCCAGATGGAAATCATGCGTCAAGTCATGAAAAAGCGGCGCAATGCGCTTCGCGAGTTAGCGAAATGA
- a CDS encoding 2Fe-2S iron-sulfur cluster-binding protein translates to MKIIATDRVGATREIEGRDGWSVMEILRDAGLPIAAECGGACACATCHVYVTDGWYEKLTPPSDAEIDMLDMALAVEPTSRLSCQIVCADELDGIKVTVAPE, encoded by the coding sequence ATGAAGATCATCGCCACCGACCGCGTCGGCGCGACGCGCGAAATCGAAGGCCGCGACGGCTGGAGCGTGATGGAGATCCTGCGCGACGCCGGCCTGCCCATTGCGGCGGAATGCGGCGGCGCCTGCGCCTGCGCCACCTGCCACGTCTATGTGACCGACGGCTGGTACGAGAAGCTCACCCCGCCCTCGGACGCCGAGATCGATATGCTCGACATGGCGCTGGCGGTCGAGCCGACCTCGCGCCTCTCCTGCCAGATCGTCTGCGCCGACGAACTGGACGGCATCAAGGTGACCGTCGCGCCGGAATAA
- a CDS encoding NAD(P)/FAD-dependent oxidoreductase, which translates to MSTPIETDVAIVGAGPIGLFAVFELGLLDLKTHLIDILDRPGGQCTELYPEKPIYDIPGLPIVTGQDLTNRLLDQIKPFGAQFHFGEMASALEKLPDGRWKLSTDAGTEIVAPVVVIAAGGGSFVPKRPPVPGIEAFENKGDGVGVHYAVRKMDTFKDKNILIAGGGDSALDWTINLAPIAKSLTLVHHRDGFRAAQHSVNQMRALEKEGKVKFHVASVKSLHGDDGRLAGVTLAGADKKEWLHDVDAFLPFFGLTIKLGPIAEFGLNLHENLIPVDTAKFESSTPGIFAIGDINTYPGKLKLILSGFHEAALMAQAAFHIVKPNEKLRFQYTTSSSNLQKKLGVSA; encoded by the coding sequence ATGAGCACGCCTATCGAGACCGATGTCGCCATTGTCGGAGCCGGCCCGATCGGCCTGTTCGCGGTGTTCGAACTTGGGCTGCTCGACCTCAAGACGCATCTGATCGACATCCTCGACCGGCCCGGCGGTCAGTGCACGGAGCTCTATCCCGAGAAGCCGATCTACGACATTCCCGGCCTGCCGATCGTCACCGGGCAGGACCTGACCAACCGGCTGCTCGACCAGATCAAGCCGTTCGGCGCGCAGTTCCATTTCGGCGAGATGGCGTCGGCGCTTGAGAAGCTGCCCGACGGCCGGTGGAAGCTCTCGACCGATGCCGGCACCGAGATCGTCGCGCCCGTCGTGGTGATCGCGGCCGGCGGCGGCAGCTTCGTGCCCAAGCGCCCGCCGGTTCCGGGTATCGAGGCGTTCGAGAACAAGGGCGACGGCGTCGGCGTGCACTATGCCGTGCGCAAGATGGACACGTTCAAGGACAAGAACATCCTGATCGCCGGCGGCGGCGACAGCGCGCTCGACTGGACGATCAACCTGGCGCCGATCGCCAAGAGCCTGACGCTGGTGCATCACCGCGACGGCTTCCGCGCGGCGCAGCACAGCGTCAACCAGATGCGGGCGCTGGAGAAGGAAGGCAAGGTCAAATTCCACGTCGCCAGCGTGAAGTCGCTGCACGGCGACGACGGCAGGCTCGCCGGCGTGACGCTCGCCGGCGCCGACAAGAAGGAGTGGCTGCACGACGTCGACGCGTTCCTGCCGTTCTTCGGCCTCACCATCAAGCTCGGCCCGATCGCGGAATTCGGCCTGAACCTGCACGAGAACCTCATTCCGGTGGACACCGCGAAGTTCGAAAGCTCGACGCCCGGCATCTTCGCCATCGGCGACATCAACACCTACCCGGGCAAGCTCAAGCTGATCCTGTCTGGCTTCCACGAGGCGGCGCTGATGGCGCAGGCCGCGTTCCACATCGTCAAGCCGAACGAGAAGCTGCGCTTCCAGTACACGACCTCGTCGTCGAACCTGCAGAAGAAGCTGGGTGTCTCCGCATGA
- a CDS encoding Hpt domain-containing protein gives MAGNQAVDLEHLARYTGGDRAINAEVMRLFDGQANELVARLQSILDARDAKSWKEVTHTLKGAARGIGAFAMGDAAARCEPLDLSDRQGATDAIAALKARADAVQAFIRDYLAA, from the coding sequence ATGGCTGGCAACCAGGCCGTCGATCTGGAGCACCTGGCACGCTACACGGGCGGCGATCGCGCGATCAACGCCGAGGTGATGCGGCTGTTCGACGGCCAGGCGAACGAACTGGTCGCCCGGCTGCAAAGCATCCTCGACGCGCGCGACGCCAAATCGTGGAAAGAAGTCACCCACACGCTGAAGGGCGCGGCGCGGGGCATCGGCGCCTTCGCGATGGGCGATGCAGCGGCGCGCTGCGAGCCGCTCGATCTCTCCGACCGCCAAGGCGCGACGGACGCCATCGCGGCGCTCAAGGCGCGGGCCGACGCGGTGCAGGCCTTCATCCGGGATTATCTCGCCGCCTGA
- a CDS encoding transcription antitermination factor NusB — translation MSDGLPARAAALALLSEVLRKRRPLDGALESLPEMESRDAGFARVIASETLRRLGQIETVIRHFVPKAPQPHKAGPTLEILYAGACELLFLDVPAHAAVDAANRLAQADAKAVHFKSLINAVLRRVSREGKALVVAQDAARLNTPDWLWQRWCDAYGEATARAIADAHLSRAPIDIVLKSADVAAPGGDPVFDNVRRLTESGRVESLPGFADGNWWVQDAAATLPARLFGDVRGQTVIDLCAAPGGKTMQLAAAGAHVIAVEREAARLERIRENLARTRLDATLVQADVRDFRPDAPAPFVLLDAPCTATGTIRRHPELPWIKSASDISLCEQGATELLDAAAQMVAPGGLLVFAVCSLEPEEGVEQVQHFLERDARFARVPVNPSDVFGRAELISPEGDLRTLPCHGMDGFYAARLRRID, via the coding sequence GTGAGCGACGGGCTCCCGGCGCGCGCCGCGGCCCTGGCTCTGCTGTCCGAAGTCCTGCGCAAGCGAAGGCCGCTCGACGGCGCGCTCGAATCTCTGCCGGAGATGGAATCGCGCGATGCCGGCTTTGCCCGCGTCATCGCCAGCGAGACGCTGCGGCGGCTCGGACAGATCGAAACCGTCATCCGGCATTTCGTGCCGAAGGCGCCGCAGCCGCACAAGGCGGGTCCGACGCTCGAGATCCTGTATGCCGGCGCCTGCGAACTCCTCTTTCTCGACGTGCCGGCGCATGCCGCGGTCGATGCCGCGAACCGCCTGGCGCAGGCCGACGCCAAGGCGGTGCATTTCAAGTCGCTGATCAACGCCGTGTTGCGGCGCGTGTCGCGCGAGGGCAAGGCGCTCGTTGTGGCGCAGGACGCGGCGCGGTTGAACACGCCCGACTGGCTGTGGCAGCGCTGGTGCGATGCCTATGGCGAGGCGACGGCGCGGGCCATCGCCGACGCGCATCTGTCGCGGGCGCCGATCGATATCGTCTTGAAGTCCGCCGACGTCGCGGCACCCGGCGGCGACCCCGTGTTCGACAATGTCCGCCGGCTCACGGAGAGCGGGCGGGTCGAGTCGCTGCCCGGTTTCGCGGACGGAAACTGGTGGGTGCAGGATGCCGCGGCGACCTTGCCCGCGCGGCTGTTCGGCGATGTGCGCGGCCAAACGGTGATCGATCTTTGCGCCGCGCCCGGCGGCAAGACGATGCAATTGGCGGCGGCGGGCGCGCACGTCATCGCCGTCGAGCGCGAGGCGGCGCGGCTGGAACGCATCCGCGAGAACCTGGCGCGGACCAGGCTCGACGCGACGCTTGTCCAGGCCGATGTCCGCGACTTCCGTCCCGACGCGCCGGCGCCTTTCGTCCTGCTGGATGCGCCCTGCACCGCGACCGGCACGATCCGGCGCCATCCCGAACTGCCCTGGATCAAGAGCGCCTCGGACATCTCGCTGTGCGAACAGGGCGCGACGGAATTGCTGGATGCGGCGGCACAGATGGTCGCGCCCGGCGGATTGCTGGTCTTCGCGGTATGCTCGCTGGAGCCGGAAGAGGGTGTCGAGCAGGTGCAGCACTTTCTCGAACGCGACGCGCGTTTCGCGCGGGTGCCGGTGAATCCATCCGATGTGTTTGGACGCGCGGAGTTGATCAGCCCCGAAGGCGATTTGCGCACACTGCCCTGTCACGGGATGGATGGCTTCTACGCGGCGCGTCTGCGGCGCATCGATTGA
- the htpX gene encoding zinc metalloprotease HtpX, whose product MNVLRTGLLMAALTALFLLVGFLIGGQAGMGIAFLFAAGTNLFAYWNSDKVLLSMYGARPVDAASAPDLVHLVQQLAGQAGLPMPKVYIVENDQPNAFATGRNPEHAAVCVTTGLLRNVDQEELAGVLAHELSHVKHRDTLIMTITATIAGAVSMLANFAFFFGSGNDRRGGLGFVGVLLVAIVAPFAAMLVQMAISRSREFDADREGAEISGRPLWLASALQKIARVAERVPNEEAEAHPATAHMFIINPLHGGGLSGLFSSHPSTEERVARLRAMAGRPATQPGPWA is encoded by the coding sequence ATGAACGTCCTGCGCACCGGCCTTTTGATGGCGGCATTGACCGCCCTGTTCCTTCTTGTCGGCTTCCTGATCGGGGGCCAGGCGGGCATGGGCATCGCCTTCCTGTTCGCGGCCGGCACCAACCTGTTCGCCTATTGGAATTCGGACAAGGTCCTGCTGTCGATGTACGGCGCCCGCCCGGTCGATGCGGCGAGCGCGCCCGATCTCGTTCATCTGGTGCAGCAATTGGCGGGGCAGGCCGGCCTGCCGATGCCCAAGGTCTATATCGTCGAGAACGACCAGCCCAACGCCTTCGCGACCGGGCGCAATCCCGAGCACGCGGCGGTATGCGTGACGACCGGGCTGTTGCGGAATGTCGACCAGGAAGAGCTTGCGGGCGTGCTGGCGCATGAACTCAGCCATGTGAAGCATCGCGACACGCTGATCATGACGATCACCGCGACCATCGCCGGCGCGGTCTCGATGCTGGCCAATTTCGCGTTCTTCTTCGGCAGCGGCAACGACCGGCGCGGCGGGCTCGGCTTCGTCGGCGTGCTGCTGGTCGCGATCGTCGCCCCGTTCGCCGCCATGCTGGTGCAGATGGCGATCAGCCGCAGCCGCGAATTCGACGCCGACCGCGAAGGCGCGGAAATCTCCGGCCGGCCGCTCTGGCTGGCTTCCGCGCTGCAGAAGATCGCGCGCGTCGCCGAACGGGTCCCGAACGAAGAGGCCGAGGCGCATCCGGCGACGGCGCATATGTTCATCATCAATCCGCTGCATGGCGGCGGCTTGTCGGGCCTGTTCTCCAGCCATCCTTCGACCGAAGAGCGTGTCGCGCGGCTGCGCGCCATGGCGGGCCGGCCCGCGACGCAACCCGGTCCCTGGGCGTGA
- a CDS encoding DUF1674 domain-containing protein — protein MPSKPSKAEIARRIREAGERANAEAEARRRVQKPTEQPAELGGRAGPEPTRYGDWERKGIISDF, from the coding sequence ATGCCGTCCAAACCCAGCAAGGCGGAGATTGCCCGGCGCATCCGGGAGGCGGGCGAACGCGCCAATGCGGAGGCGGAAGCTCGCCGCAGGGTGCAAAAGCCCACGGAGCAACCGGCGGAACTGGGCGGCCGGGCCGGGCCGGAACCGACCCGCTATGGCGATTGGGAGCGGAAGGGAATCATCTCGGATTTTTAG
- a CDS encoding NifU family protein — MFIQTESTPNPVTLKFLPGREVMGEGQVADFPAAEAGARSPLAAALFAIPDVSRVFFGADFISVTKRDGDWKHLKPAILGAIMEHFTRGLPLMTGTAEEAETVSFGEEGDPEVVAQIKELIDTRVRPAVAQDGGDIIYKGFDGGAGIVFLHLQGSCAGCPSSTMTLKNGIENMLRHYVPEVNAVEAV; from the coding sequence ATGTTCATCCAGACCGAATCCACGCCGAACCCCGTCACGCTGAAATTCCTGCCCGGCCGCGAGGTCATGGGCGAGGGCCAGGTCGCCGACTTTCCGGCGGCGGAAGCGGGCGCGCGCTCGCCGCTGGCGGCCGCCCTGTTCGCCATTCCCGATGTCAGCCGGGTGTTCTTCGGCGCCGATTTCATCTCGGTCACCAAGCGCGACGGCGACTGGAAGCACCTGAAGCCCGCCATCCTCGGCGCCATCATGGAGCATTTCACCCGCGGCCTGCCGCTGATGACCGGTACGGCGGAAGAAGCCGAGACCGTCTCCTTCGGCGAGGAGGGCGATCCGGAGGTCGTGGCCCAGATCAAGGAACTGATCGACACCCGCGTCCGCCCGGCGGTGGCACAGGATGGCGGCGACATCATCTATAAGGGCTTCGACGGCGGCGCGGGCATCGTGTTCCTGCACCTGCAGGGCTCCTGCGCCGGCTGCCCGTCCTCGACCATGACGCTGAAGAATGGCATCGAGAACATGCTGCGCCACTACGTGCCGGAAGTGAACGCCGTCGAAGCGGTGTAA
- a CDS encoding malonic semialdehyde reductase, with product MDHHAINDEALDTIFRSARSQNKWTDKPVSTALLMAVYDLARLGPTSANCSPARFVFVTTPEAKERLAQYASHANQPKIRSAPATAIIGYDLDFAQKLPQLFPHDPTAKTWFADPAVEQATAFRNATLQGAYFIIAARALGLDCGPMSGFNNAKVDEEFFAGTRIKSNFICGVGHGDPSGVFPRNPRLEFDEACTIL from the coding sequence ATGGACCATCACGCCATCAACGACGAAGCGCTGGACACGATCTTCCGGTCGGCGCGCAGCCAGAACAAATGGACCGACAAGCCGGTCAGCACCGCGCTGCTGATGGCGGTCTACGATCTGGCGCGGCTGGGGCCGACAAGCGCCAATTGCTCGCCGGCGCGCTTCGTCTTCGTGACCACGCCCGAGGCGAAAGAGCGGCTCGCCCAATATGCCTCGCACGCCAACCAGCCGAAGATCCGCTCCGCGCCGGCGACCGCGATCATCGGCTACGATCTGGATTTCGCGCAGAAGCTGCCGCAGCTCTTTCCGCACGATCCCACGGCGAAAACCTGGTTCGCCGATCCCGCCGTCGAGCAGGCGACGGCGTTCCGCAATGCGACGCTGCAAGGCGCCTATTTCATCATCGCGGCCCGCGCCCTGGGACTCGATTGCGGGCCGATGTCGGGCTTCAACAACGCCAAGGTGGACGAGGAATTCTTCGCCGGCACGCGGATAAAATCGAACTTCATCTGCGGCGTCGGCCATGGCGATCCGTCGGGCGTCTTCCCGCGCAATCCGCGGCTGGAATTCGACGAAGCCTGCACGATCCTGTGA
- the tsaB gene encoding tRNA (adenosine(37)-N6)-threonylcarbamoyltransferase complex dimerization subunit type 1 TsaB, translated as MKLLAVDTALGACSVAILDGDDVLAHVFAPMERGHAEALAPMVEDAMRDAALGFAALDRLAVTTGPGTFTGQRVGLAFMRGLRVALHKPLLGVTTLAAMGRQAEAETGLAAYAALHDARRDEVYLQTTGMDDPVLLGFEDALQAILRLDGRFALAGTAAPMAATRLPNGVLSTVRQPDALWVARLARAMPDSDVPPRPLYLRAPDAKLPAPR; from the coding sequence GTGAAGCTGCTGGCCGTCGACACCGCGCTCGGCGCCTGTTCCGTGGCCATCCTGGACGGCGACGACGTGCTGGCGCATGTTTTCGCGCCGATGGAACGCGGCCATGCCGAGGCGCTGGCGCCGATGGTCGAGGATGCGATGCGCGACGCGGCGCTCGGCTTCGCGGCGCTCGACCGGCTCGCGGTGACCACGGGACCGGGCACCTTCACCGGCCAGCGGGTCGGGCTTGCCTTCATGCGCGGCCTGCGCGTCGCGCTGCACAAGCCGTTGCTCGGCGTGACCACGCTGGCGGCGATGGGCCGGCAGGCGGAAGCCGAGACCGGCCTTGCCGCCTATGCCGCCCTGCACGACGCCCGGCGCGACGAGGTCTATCTCCAGACGACCGGCATGGACGATCCCGTGCTGCTGGGCTTCGAGGACGCGCTTCAGGCGATCCTGCGCCTCGACGGCCGCTTCGCGCTGGCCGGGACGGCCGCGCCGATGGCCGCGACCCGTCTGCCGAACGGCGTTCTCTCCACCGTCCGCCAGCCCGACGCCTTATGGGTCGCGCGCCTGGCGCGGGCGATGCCGGACAGCGATGTCCCGCCGCGCCCGCTTTATCTGCGGGCGCCTGACGCGAAGCTTCCGGCGCCACGATGA
- a CDS encoding GNAT family N-acetyltransferase translates to MSVALLPAGADLGPLAAIHAECFPDAWNARAMADLLATPGTFVIAGAGGFVMARAAGGEAEILTLAVAIGARRHGAGLALVQAAAEHAFGLGADALFLEVAASNGAARALYDRLGFAETGRRKGYYTAGRDRPEDALVLRRNLPLSPLGKSPSTG, encoded by the coding sequence ATGAGCGTCGCGCTGCTTCCCGCCGGCGCCGACCTCGGACCGCTGGCCGCGATCCATGCGGAATGCTTCCCGGATGCGTGGAACGCGCGGGCGATGGCGGACCTGCTGGCGACGCCCGGCACCTTCGTCATCGCCGGAGCCGGCGGCTTCGTGATGGCGCGCGCCGCCGGTGGGGAGGCCGAAATCCTCACTTTGGCTGTGGCGATCGGGGCGCGGCGCCATGGCGCCGGCCTGGCGCTGGTCCAGGCCGCGGCCGAGCATGCCTTCGGCCTGGGCGCCGATGCCCTGTTTCTCGAAGTGGCGGCGAGCAATGGGGCCGCCCGCGCGCTGTATGACCGGCTCGGCTTTGCCGAAACGGGACGCCGCAAGGGCTATTACACCGCCGGCCGCGACCGGCCGGAGGATGCTCTCGTTTTGCGTCGCAATCTCCCGCTTTCGCCCCTTGGGAAAAGCCCGTCCACTGGGTAA
- a CDS encoding Fur family transcriptional regulator: protein MTRIEKLCAEKGLRMTEQRRIIARVLSEAADHPDAEEMYRRASALDPHISIATVYRTVKLFEDAGILERHDFRDGRSRYEEAPESHHDHLIDVQTGSVIEFRNEDIEKLQRRVAEELGFELVDHRLELYGVPKGAKKPR from the coding sequence GTGACGCGCATCGAAAAACTCTGCGCCGAGAAGGGTCTTCGCATGACCGAGCAGCGCCGCATCATCGCGCGCGTGCTGTCGGAGGCGGCCGACCACCCCGATGCCGAGGAAATGTACCGCCGCGCCTCGGCGCTCGATCCGCATATCTCCATCGCCACGGTCTATCGCACCGTGAAGCTGTTCGAGGATGCCGGCATCCTGGAGCGCCACGATTTCCGCGACGGCCGCTCGCGCTATGAGGAGGCGCCGGAATCGCATCACGACCACCTGATCGACGTGCAGACCGGCAGCGTCATCGAATTCCGCAACGAGGACATCGAGAAGCTCCAGCGCCGCGTCGCCGAGGAACTCGGCTTCGAACTGGTCGACCACCGGCTCGAACTCTATGGCGTGCCGAAGGGCGCCAAGAAGCCGCGCTGA